AAGGCAACGAAAGCCGCGGACTCGACCGTGGCGGGCGTGCGCATCACGCATCCGGAGCGCATGGTCGATCCGGACGGCGGCTTTCGCAAGATCGACGTGGTGCGCTACTACGCGTCGGTCGCGCGCTGGCTGCTGCCGCAACTGAGCGGGCGGCCCGTGTCGCTGGTGCGCTACATGAAGGGCGTCGGCGGCGAATCGTTCTTCCAGAAGCACGCGGGCGAGCGCGGCATGGGCTTCGTCACGCGCCACCCGGGGCTCGATCCCGGCCACGACGCGCTGATGACGCTCGACGACACCGCCGCGCTGGTGGGCGCCGCGCAGTTCGACGCGCTCGAATTCCACACCTGGAACGCGACGGTGGACCGGATCGAGCGGCCCGAGCGCCTGGTGTTCGACCTCGATCCCGATCCGGCGCTGCCGTGGGAGCGGATGATCGAGGCGGCCGGCCTGGTGCGCGCGCTGCTCGACGCACTCGGGCTGCCCGCGTTCTGCAAGACCAGCGGCGGCAAGGGGCTGCACCTGGTGGTGCCGATCACGCGGCATACGGAATGGGACGACGCGAAGGCGTTCTCGCAGGCGGTGGCGCGGCATCTGGCCGGGCAGCTGCCGGACCGCTTCACCGCGAAGATGGGGCCGGAGAACCGCAAGGGCCTGATCTTCGTCGACTACCTGCGCAACGGGCGCGGTGCGAGCACGGTAGCCGCCTATTCGGCGCGCGCGCGGCCCGGGATGGGCGTATCGGTGCCGCTCACCTGGGAGGAGGTGGCCGCCACCACGGGCGGTGCGCAGTGGACGATCGCCAACCTGCCGGCGCGGCTCGACACGCAGCGGGCCGACCCGTGGGAGGATTACGATGCCGCGCGCACGCGCATCACGGCGGCGATGCGCCGGCGCCTCGGCAAGCTCTGACGCCTTGCGCCCGGCCGCCGGCCGGGCTCGATCGGCGTGCGCCGGCTTTGTACAATGACGGCGATCCGACCGCTCATGCGCCCCCGCGGCGCCCGCCCGCCATGTCCACACGCACCTCGGCCCCGCGCCTGCAGCCCCGCAAGACCCCAAGCCAGGCGCGCGCGGCCGAAACGGTGGCCGCGATCGTCGAGGCCGCCGCGCAGGTGCTGGAGATGGTCGGCATCGAGGGGTTCAACACCAACGCCGTGGCCGAGCGCGCGGGCGTCAGCATCGGCTCGCTCTACCAGTATTTCCCCGGCAAGGATGCCCTGACGGTCGCGCTGATGCAGCGCGAGATGCTGCGCTTCCAGCAGGATCTGGAGGCGGCGCTCGACGCGCCCGACGGCACCGCCGCGCTCGAACGCCTGATTGGCGCGGCCGCGCGCCAGCAGCTGGAGCGCCCGATGCTGGCGCGGCTGCTCGACGTGCAGGAGGGCAATCCGGCGCTGCGCGACGCGGTGCGATGCGCGTCGATGCCGGAGATCGTCGCGACGGTGATCCGCCGCGCGTTCCCGGCCTGCCCCGAGCCGGCGCTCGCCGCGGCCGATCTGTGCGCGATGATCCGCGGGCTGGTGGACGCGGCCGGCGAGCGCGGCGAACGCGACGTGGCTCATCTCGAACGGCGCGTTCGCGCGGCCGTGTTCGGCTATCTCACGCATCGGAGCGCCGGCTGAGGCGCTCGCGGCGGCCCGCCCGTGTTGGCGGAATGCGAGCCGTGAATGTGAGCAAGGCGAGCCGGCTCCGGCGCGCCGCACCGGGCCGCCGCGGCCTGCCGCGCGGCGTTCCCGGCGCCGCGCCGGGGCGCGGGCAATGCGAGTAGCCGGCCGCCGGCCCCGGCCCGTATTCTGATGGCGCTGGCGGTGATGACCATGGATCACCGCCGGTTCATCCGGAGCCCTTACGCCATCATGAAACTGAATCACCTGAGCTTTCCCTCGGCCGACACGGCCGCGACCGCCGCCTTCTTCGAACGCTATCTCGGCTTCACGGTCGCCGGTACCTGGGACCGGTCCTACATCCTCAAGCGCCCCGGCTTCGACGTGGTGATCGAGCACGTCGACGACGGCGCGCCGGCCTGGCCGCGATCGTTCCACGCCGGCTTCGAGATGCCCGACATCGACGCGGTGCGCGCGCTCTACGAACGCTTCGAAGGCGACGGCGTGGCGCTCGAAACCGGCATCTTCAACAACGGCCGCGGCTCGCGCTTCTTCTGCCGGGCGCCGGGCGGCGTGATGTTCGAGCTGAACACGCGCGCCGACGCGGCCCCCGAATACCGCGGCACGTTCGACTGAGCCCGCGACGCGCCGGTCCGGGGCCCGGATCGATGCGCGATCGTTTAGTCATCCTGCCGATTGAAACGAGACTTCCTTTTCATGGAGTAAGTCATGAGCACCCTGACCACCGCCCCGCTCGCGCCGCTGCTCGCGCGCCTGTTCGACGAAGCCGACGCCGCGGCGCCGGCCATGAGCCGCGCCGCCGCCGGGCTGCCCGACGGGGAACTGACGCGCCTGATGCGCAGCAAGACCGACTATCTCGACTTCTACGGCCGCATGAAGGATCTGCCGCTGCCGGTATCGCGGGACACCGGCACGCTGCTGTACCAGCTCGCGCGCGGCGGCGGCGCGCGCACCATCGTCGAGTTCGGCACCTCGTTCGGCATCTCGACGCTGCATCTGGCCGCCGCGCTGCGCGACAACGGCGGCGGCCGGCTGATCACGAGCGAGTTCGAGCCGTCGAAGATCGCGCGCGCCCGCCACAACCTGACGGTGGGCGGCCTGATCGATCTCGTCGAGATCCGCGAGGGCGACGCGCTGCAAACGCTCGCGGCCGGCCTGCCGGACCGTGTCGACCTGCTGCTGCTCGACGGCGCGAAGTCGCTCTATCCCGAGATCCTCGCGCTGATCGAGCCGCGGCTGCGGCCCGGCGCGTTCGTGGTGGCCGACAACGCCGAGCACAGCCCCGAGTATCTGGCACGCGTGCGCGCGCCCCGGCACGGCTATCTGTCGACGCCGTTCGGCGGCGACGTCGAGCTGTCGATGCGTCTGGGTTGACGTTTGGGGGCCGGCGCGCGTTGCCTTGCGTCGGCGCGCGCCGGCCGGGGCCGTGCCGTTGCGCGCGCGTCGTTACGCGCGCGTGGCCGGCGCGAAGCGGTCGAGATCGGCGCTGTCGTGGCGCTCGTGCTGCTGCTCCGAGGCGTCGCCGCGCACGCGGTTGACGTGGCGGCCGCGCTTGACGGCCGGCCGCGCGGCGATCTCGTCGGCCCAGCGCTGCACGTGCGTGTATGTGCCGACGTCGAGGAACTCGGCCGCGCCGTAGAGTTCGCCCTGCACGAGGCCGCCGTACCACGGCCAGATGGCGATGTCGGCGATCGTGTAGGCGTCGCCGGCGATGTAGCGCCGCGTGGCGAGCAGGCGGTCCAGCACGTCGAGCTGGCGCTTGGTCTCCATCGTGAAGCGGTCGATCGGATATTCGAGCTTCTCGGGCGCGTAGGCGTAGAAGTGCCCGAAGCCGCCGCCCACGTAGGGCGCCGAGCCCATCTGCCAGAACAGCCAGTTCAGCGTTTCCGCGCGCGCGGCCGGATCGGTCGGCACCAGCGCGCCGAACTTGTCGGCGAGGTAGAGCAGGATCGAGCCCGATTCGAACACGCGCACCGGCGCGGCGCCGCCGTGGTCGACCAGCGCCGGGATCTTCGAATTCGGATTGATGTCCACGAAGCCGCTGCCGAACTGGTCGCCGTCGCCGATGCGGATCAGCCAGGCGTCGTATTCGGCGCCCGCATGGCCGAGCGCGAGCAGTTCCTCGAGCATCACGCCGATCTTCACGCCGTTCGGCGTGGCCAGCGAATAGAGCTGCAGCGGATGCTTGCCGACCGGCAGCGCCTTCTCGTGGGTCGCGCCGGACACCGGGCGGTTGATGTTCGCGAAATGGCCGCCGGACGGCGCGCGCTGCGTCCAGACGGCCGGGGGGACGTAGACGGAATCCTGGCTCATGCAATGTTCTCCGAAAAGGGCATCGACAGCCCGCGTGCGGGGCCGCGGGGCGAAGGGGCGGGCGCGGCGCCTCGCTGAAGCACCGCGTCGAACCCGCTACTCTAGCCGCGTTTCGGCGTTCTTGCCGGAGCCGGACGCGGGCGGGCGGAACGCGGGCGGCGGGCGCCGGTTGCGGTCCGGGCGGCGGCGAGCGGCCGATACGGGGGCGACGAGGAAACCCGGAAGCAAACGTGGGTACGCGCGAGTGTCGGCGGCGGGCGTGCCGCTTGTCTCTTGCTCCTTGCCGCTTGCCGTTGTCGGGCGCCTCGGCGCTGCCGGCCTGCCGCTGCTTCGCCGCGCACGCCCCCGTCAACCCGCGCGCGATTTCGGCTTGGCAGCGACGCGGCCACGGAGCGATCATGGAGCCCTTGCCGCGCGGCGCCTCGGCGTTCGCTGCCGGCACCGGCTCCACCGCGCATCGCCGTGCCGTGCCTTGCCGTGACGAGGCCGCCGGCGCCGGCGCTTTCTTCCCACCCGATTTCGAGGGAGTCCAGCATGCATTCAGTCGTTTCCATTTCGCGCGCGGCCGCCGCCGCGCCGGCCGTCACCGTCCGCCGGAGGCTCGCATGAAGGCCGCCGTGTTCCGCGCCCCCGGCGGCCTCGAGCGCATCGAGATCCGTGACGTGGCCGACCCGGGACGGCCCGGCCCGGGCCAGCTCCGCGTCGCGCTGCACGCCACCTCGCTCAATTTCCATGACCTGATCGTCGCCAAGGGCGGCATGGGTACCGCCGACGGCCGCGTGCTGATGTCCGACGGCGCGGGCGTGGTCGAGGCGGTGGGCGAGGGCGTGACCGAATTCGCGCCGGGCGACCACGTGGTCTCGCTGTTCTTCCCGCACTGGGCCGACGGCGCGCCGTCCACGCCGGTCGGCGATTTCGCCGGCACGCCCGGCGACGGCATCGACGGCTTCGCGACCGAAGTGGTGGTGCGCGCGGCCGGCGCGTTCACGCACGCGCCGCGCGGCTGGCGCCATGCCGAGAGCGCGACCATCACCACCGCCGGGCTGACCGCCTGGCGCGCGCTGGTCGGCGACGCGGGCCTGAAGCCCGGCGACGTGGTGCTCACGCTTGGCACCGGCGGCGTCTCGATCGCGGCGCTGCAGATCGCCAAGGCGTCGGGCGCGACCGTGATCGTCACCTCGTCGTCGGACGAAAAGCTGAGCCGCGCCAGCGCGCTCGGCGCCGATCACACCGTCAACTACCGGCAGACGCCCGACTGGGGCCGCGTGGCGCGCGAGCTGACGGGCGGGCGCGGCGTCGATCACGTGATCGAGCTGGGCGGGCCGGGTACGCTCGCGCAGTCGATCGACGCGGTGCGCGTGGGCGGCCACATCTCGCTGATCGGCGTGCTGACCGGCATGCAGGGCGACGTGCCGACCGCCGCGCTGATGGGCAAGCAGGCGCGGCTGCAGGGGCTGATCGTCGGCAGCCGGCGCCAGCAGCAGGACTACGTGGCCGCGCTCGAGGCCACCGGCATCCGCCCCGTGATCGACCGCAGCTTCGGTTTCGGGGAATTGGCCGACGCGTTCCGCTGGCAGGAGCAGGGCGGCCACTTCGGCAAGATCGTGGTGGAGTGGTAAAGCGCAAGGCACGCGGGCCGCGCGCCCGATGTGAGAATGTGACGAGCTGACGATGTGAAAAGGCCGGCGCCGCGCGCCGGCCTTTCTTTCATCATGCGGGCGGGCCGCGGGCGAGAGCCGCGCGGCCCGCGCCGCTTACTTCGCGGTCGGCATCGCGAACTCGGCGCCCTTCTCGATGCTCTCGTTCCAGCGCTGCATGATCGACTTCTGGCGCGTGTAGAAGCGCACGCCTTCCTCGCCGTAGGCATGCATGTCGCCGAACAGGCTGCGCTTCCAGCCGCCGAAGCCGTGCCATGCCATCGGCACCGGGATCGGCACGTTGATGCCGACCATGCCCACCTCGATGCGGCGGCCGAACTCGCGCGCCACATGGCCGTCGCGCGTGTAGACGGCCACGCCGTTGCCGAACTCGTGCGCGTTGATCAGCTCGATCGCCTCGCCCAGGTCCTTCACGCGCACGCAGGCCAGCACCGGCCCGAAGATCTCTTCGCGATAGATGCGCATCTCCGGCGTGACGTGGTCGAACAGCGTGCCGCCCGTGAAGAAGCCGTGCTCGTGGCCCGCCACCCGGTGGCCGCGGCCGTCCACCACCAGCGTCGCCCCTTCCTCGACGCCGAGGCCGATGTAGCCCTCGATCTTCTCAAGCGCCTGGCGCGTGACCACCGGGCCCATTTCCGACTCGGCGTTCATGCCGTTGCCGATCTTCAGCTGGCGGGCGCGTTCGGCCAGGCGCGGCACCAGCTGGTCGGCCACCTCGCCCACCAGCACCGCCACCGAGATCGCCATGCAGCGCTCGCCGGCCGAGCCGTAGCCGGCGCCGATCAGGCCGTCCACGGCCGCGTCGAGATCGGCGTCGGGCATCACCACCATGTGGTTCTTGGCGCCGCCGAGCGCCTGCACGCGCTTGCCGTGCTTCGCGCCGGTCTCGTAGATGTAGTTCGCGATCGGCGTCGAGCCGACGAAGCTGACCGCCTTCACGTCGCGATGCGTGAGCAGCGCGTCCACCACGTCCTTGTCGCCCTGCACCACGTTGAACACGCCGTCCGGCAGCCCGGCCTGCTTGAGCAGGTCAGCCATGAACAGCGAGGCCGACGGATCGCGCTCGCTCGGCTTCAGGATGAAGCAGTTGCCGGCCGCGATCGCCACCGGGAACATCCAGCACGGCACCATGCACGGGAAGTTGAACGGCGTGATGCCGGCCACCACGCCGAGCGCCTGGCGCGTGGTCCAGTTGTCGATGCCGGTGGAGACCTGCTCGGTGTAGTCGCCCTTGAGCAGCTGCGGGATGCCGCACGCGAACTCGATCACGTCGATGCCGCGCGAGACCTCGCCCTGCGCGTCGCTGAACACCTTGCCGTGCTCGGCGGTGATGATCGCGGCCAGCGCGTCGCGGTGCTGGTTCATCAGTTCGAGGAAACGCAGCATCACGCGCGCGCGGCGGATCGGCGGCGTGTTGCTCCAGCCCGCGAAGGCGCGCCGCGCGCTTTCCACGGCCGCGTCCACGTCGCTCGCGTCGCCGAGGCGCAGCGTGCGCGCGACGTCGCCGGTGGCGGGGTTGTAGACGGGCTGCGAGCGCGTGCCGCGGCCGGCGGTGCGCTGGCCGCCGATGAAATGTTCGACGTCCGCGCGATCGGTGTACGAATCCATGTGCTCCTCCGGGATGTGGCCGATGCCAGTGTGGATGTCCGGCAGTGTAGGAGCCGCCCGGCGCGCTGGATATACACTGGCGATGAAATCATTGTTTAAATTTCTGAACGATCGAGCGATGCCAACCGACCATATCGAAAGCCTCTGGGTCCACCTGCACTGGCTCACCGTGCTGGCCGACCAGGGCAGCTTCACCGGCGCCGCGGGGCGGCTGGGCGTGAGCAAGGCGGCCGTCAGCCTGAAGATCGCCGAACTCGAGCGCGCGGCCGGCGTGCCGCTGGTGCAGCGCACCACGCGCAGCGTGCGGCTGACCGAGGCGGGCCTGCGGCTCGCCGACGAGACGCGCCCGCTCTACGACCGCATCTCGCAGAGCTTCACGGGCGTGCGCGACACCGGAGGCGACGTGCGCGGCAGCCTGCGCGTGACGGCGCCGGTGGCGCTTGCGCGCCAGCAGCTGGTGCCGCGGCTCGCCGAATTCCGGCGCCGTTATCCGGCGGTGCGGATCCAGCTCGACGTGTCCGACCGGCTCGCCTCGCTCGCCACCGAGGGCTTCGATCTGGCGATCCGCCACAGCGCCGCGGCGCCCGAGACGCACGTGGCCTGGAAGCTGTGCCGCACCCGCTCGGTGATCGTCGCGACGCCGGCCTACCTGGCCGCGCGCGGCGCGCCCGCGCATCCGGACCAGCTGGCCGGCCACGATTGCCTCTATTACCCGCGCAGCCACGATTCGGCGGCGTGGACCTTCGAGCGCACCGGCACGCGGCGCCAGCGCGCCGCGCGCGTGACGGTGCCGATCGCCGGCCCGCTCGGCGCGAACAACAGCGAGGTGCTGCGCGACGCGGCGCTCGACGGGCTCGGCATCGCGCTGCTGCCCGACTTCACGGCGGTGGCCGCGCTGCGCGCCGGCACGCTGGTGCGCGTGCTGCCCGAGTGGCGCCCGGTGGGCGTGTTCGCCGAGCAGCTGCTGGCGGTGCGGCCCTACGCGACGCACGTGCCGCGCGTGGTGCGGGCGTTCGTCGCCTATCTGCGCGAGGCGTTCGCGGGCGGCTTCGACGAGGGTGGGGACGGGCGCTGAAGGGGCGGCCGGGCGGTGACGGGGCGCCACGGGCCATCGCGAGCCGCGACGACCATCATGGGCGTCACGGCGCGGGGGACGCACGGCGCCGGCGATTCATCCGGTCCGGCTGCGAAGCGGTCCGCGGGCCGCGACGCGAGCGATAGGGGCGGCGCTGATGCGTAATCCGGCCCGGTTCCGATGCGCCTCGCAGGCCGCGGGCGCGGGCATTGCGCGCGGCCGGGCCGCGGCATCGGCCACGGCCCGGCAAGGTGCCGTCAGGACTTGGTCGGCGGCGGCGCGTGGGGCGCGGCCGTGGACGGCTTGTCGGCCTGCGCCGCGGCCGAGGACGCATCGGCCTTCCCGTTCGCCGGCGCCCCATCCTTCGGCCCGCCACGGTCGCTGCCGCCATCGGGGTCGCGCGGATCGCCGCCGGCCTCGCCGCCATCGCCCGCCTCGGCCGGATCGCGCGCATAGACGGTGCGCTGCGGGTTCGCGATGCGGATGCCGCGCTCGGCGAACAGCACGGCGATGCGGCGGTTGAACTCGCGCTGCACGCCCCAGCGTCCGCTGTCGCGGCACTGCACCTGGCCCGACATGGTGATCGCCGAGCCGTCCACCGAATCGACGCCCCAGTAGGCGAAGTCCGACAGGATGCCGTCCTTGTACTTCGGGTCCTCGCGCAGCGCGGCGCCGATCTCCTTGAGCGTTTCCACCGCGCGGTCGATGTCCTCGCTGTAGAGGATGCTGACCTTCACGGCCGCGTTGCCGAGCCCGCGATTGGTGTTGTTGACGGTGGACACCGAGCTGAACGGCACCGTGTGCAGCGAGCCGTCGCCGGCGCGCAGCCGCACGGTGCGGATCGACAGGTATTCGACGGTGCCCGACACGCCCGCCAGCGTGACCCAGTCGCCCACCTGCATCGCGTTCTCCATCAGCAGGAAGATGCCGGTGATGAAATCCTGCACGAGCTTCTGCGAGCCGAAGCCGAGCGCCACGCCGAAGATGCTCGCGCCGGCCAGGAGCGGCCCGACGTTCACGCCCAGCTCGCTCAGGCCGGTCAGCACCACCACCAGCGCGATCAGCACGAACAGCAGCGAGCGCAGCATCGGCAGCAGCGTGCGCAGCCGCGCGGCGCGCATCAGGTTGCCCTGCTTGGTCCAGCGGTCGAGGCGCCGCTCGATCGCGATGTTCGCGCTTTCCCACACCAGCAGCGCGACCAGCGCGGCGATCGCGATCGTCACCAGCGCGGAGGCGAGGCGGTGGCCGATGGTGCCGGCCTCGAACGCGCGCGCGACCGGCACGCCCCAGATCTGCAGCAACAGCAGCAGCGTGACGATGCCGACCACGCCGGACACCACCTGCCGCAGCAGCGGATAGTAGCGATAGGCATGGCGGTGCATCACCGTGCCGTGGTCGCTGCCGTGCCGCTCGAACAGGCGCGCGAGCGCGCCGAACACCACGATCGAGACGATCCGCATGCCGATCATCACCGCGATCGAGCGGCCGCCCAGCGCGATCAGCACGTGGTAGCCGTTGTGGACGTCGAGCGCCCAGACGAACCAGAGCGCCATCACGATGAAGACCGCCACCGGCGCCCAGGCGTCGGCCAGCGCGTTGCCGAGCACCGCGAGCGAGGGCTGCCCGCTGCACTGCGCGCGAATCCAGGCGGCCACCGGCCGGCTGCACTGCAGGATCAGGATCGACACCATCACGTGGCCGATCAGCGCCACCGCCTTCATCAGCGCGACGTGGCCCGCGTCGCTCAGGCCGAAGCTGCCGGCCGTCTCGACCACCGCCGAACAGGCGCCGATCACGATCACGATGCGGCGGATCCAGTGCTGCGTGAACGCGGCCCAGGTGTCGCCGATGTGCAGCAGCCGCAGTTGCGGCGCGTCGGGCTGGAAGAACAGGCGCGAGACGATCGCCACGGCGCGGCAGATCACGTAGATGTCCACCAGCGAGCCGATCGCGTTGGCGGCGGGCGTGTCGTCGTCGGTCAGGATCGACATCATCAGCGTCGCCACGCCGACGAACACCAGCAGCGGAATCGCGCGCAGCGCGAGGCTCACCAGCGCGCGCGGCATGCGCTGCAGCAGCGTGCTGTGGCGCAGCGCGTGGCCGCGCCCGCGCGTGGCGTGGGCCGCGCGCTGCGCGTGATCGGGCTCGTCGGGACGCGGCGCGGCGCTCGCGCCGGTGCCGGCCGCGGCGAGCGTGGCAACGTCGGCGGGCGTGTCGGCGGCGGCCGGCGACGGGGCCGCGGGCGATTCGAGCGCGGATTCGGACGCGGATTCGGACGACGGCTCGCCGGCCAGCACGCCGCCGGCGCGGCGCGCGGCCAGCGCCGTCAGCGCACGCCGCAGCAGCCGGCGCGCGAGCCATTCGATGAGCAGCGCGGGGGCCAGCGCGGCGATGATCAGCTGCAGGAAGCTGGCGAAGTCGGCGCGCTCGTTGGCATGCGTGAGCTTCGTGCGCCACCACGCGCCCACCGAGCCCACGTCGAGCAGCGAGCGCATC
The genomic region above belongs to Burkholderia plantarii and contains:
- a CDS encoding O-methyltransferase, with the protein product MSTLTTAPLAPLLARLFDEADAAAPAMSRAAAGLPDGELTRLMRSKTDYLDFYGRMKDLPLPVSRDTGTLLYQLARGGGARTIVEFGTSFGISTLHLAAALRDNGGGRLITSEFEPSKIARARHNLTVGGLIDLVEIREGDALQTLAAGLPDRVDLLLLDGAKSLYPEILALIEPRLRPGAFVVADNAEHSPEYLARVRAPRHGYLSTPFGGDVELSMRLG
- a CDS encoding VOC family protein, which produces MKLNHLSFPSADTAATAAFFERYLGFTVAGTWDRSYILKRPGFDVVIEHVDDGAPAWPRSFHAGFEMPDIDAVRALYERFEGDGVALETGIFNNGRGSRFFCRAPGGVMFELNTRADAAPEYRGTFD
- a CDS encoding mechanosensitive ion channel family protein; translation: MRQILIGWLLAIVVTSAQAAAPAAAASTAVPPLTPQQAQQALTVLENPRQRAQFESTLRAIAAAGALSTPAAPASAASAASPASAAPAASSPTAFLSNGLASQLMRQGSHWAAQIGNALRDSMRSLLDVGSVGAWWRTKLTHANERADFASFLQLIIAALAPALLIEWLARRLLRRALTALAARRAGGVLAGEPSSESASESALESPAAPSPAAADTPADVATLAAAGTGASAAPRPDEPDHAQRAAHATRGRGHALRHSTLLQRMPRALVSLALRAIPLLVFVGVATLMMSILTDDDTPAANAIGSLVDIYVICRAVAIVSRLFFQPDAPQLRLLHIGDTWAAFTQHWIRRIVIVIGACSAVVETAGSFGLSDAGHVALMKAVALIGHVMVSILILQCSRPVAAWIRAQCSGQPSLAVLGNALADAWAPVAVFIVMALWFVWALDVHNGYHVLIALGGRSIAVMIGMRIVSIVVFGALARLFERHGSDHGTVMHRHAYRYYPLLRQVVSGVVGIVTLLLLLQIWGVPVARAFEAGTIGHRLASALVTIAIAALVALLVWESANIAIERRLDRWTKQGNLMRAARLRTLLPMLRSLLFVLIALVVVLTGLSELGVNVGPLLAGASIFGVALGFGSQKLVQDFITGIFLLMENAMQVGDWVTLAGVSGTVEYLSIRTVRLRAGDGSLHTVPFSSVSTVNNTNRGLGNAAVKVSILYSEDIDRAVETLKEIGAALREDPKYKDGILSDFAYWGVDSVDGSAITMSGQVQCRDSGRWGVQREFNRRIAVLFAERGIRIANPQRTVYARDPAEAGDGGEAGGDPRDPDGGSDRGGPKDGAPANGKADASSAAAQADKPSTAAPHAPPPTKS
- the yghU gene encoding glutathione-dependent disulfide-bond oxidoreductase; this encodes MSQDSVYVPPAVWTQRAPSGGHFANINRPVSGATHEKALPVGKHPLQLYSLATPNGVKIGVMLEELLALGHAGAEYDAWLIRIGDGDQFGSGFVDINPNSKIPALVDHGGAAPVRVFESGSILLYLADKFGALVPTDPAARAETLNWLFWQMGSAPYVGGGFGHFYAYAPEKLEYPIDRFTMETKRQLDVLDRLLATRRYIAGDAYTIADIAIWPWYGGLVQGELYGAAEFLDVGTYTHVQRWADEIAARPAVKRGRHVNRVRGDASEQQHERHDSADLDRFAPATRA
- a CDS encoding TetR/AcrR family transcriptional regulator, which encodes MSTRTSAPRLQPRKTPSQARAAETVAAIVEAAAQVLEMVGIEGFNTNAVAERAGVSIGSLYQYFPGKDALTVALMQREMLRFQQDLEAALDAPDGTAALERLIGAAARQQLERPMLARLLDVQEGNPALRDAVRCASMPEIVATVIRRAFPACPEPALAAADLCAMIRGLVDAAGERGERDVAHLERRVRAAVFGYLTHRSAG
- a CDS encoding LysR family transcriptional regulator yields the protein MPTDHIESLWVHLHWLTVLADQGSFTGAAGRLGVSKAAVSLKIAELERAAGVPLVQRTTRSVRLTEAGLRLADETRPLYDRISQSFTGVRDTGGDVRGSLRVTAPVALARQQLVPRLAEFRRRYPAVRIQLDVSDRLASLATEGFDLAIRHSAAAPETHVAWKLCRTRSVIVATPAYLAARGAPAHPDQLAGHDCLYYPRSHDSAAWTFERTGTRRQRAARVTVPIAGPLGANNSEVLRDAALDGLGIALLPDFTAVAALRAGTLVRVLPEWRPVGVFAEQLLAVRPYATHVPRVVRAFVAYLREAFAGGFDEGGDGR
- a CDS encoding zinc-dependent alcohol dehydrogenase family protein, giving the protein MKAAVFRAPGGLERIEIRDVADPGRPGPGQLRVALHATSLNFHDLIVAKGGMGTADGRVLMSDGAGVVEAVGEGVTEFAPGDHVVSLFFPHWADGAPSTPVGDFAGTPGDGIDGFATEVVVRAAGAFTHAPRGWRHAESATITTAGLTAWRALVGDAGLKPGDVVLTLGTGGVSIAALQIAKASGATVIVTSSSDEKLSRASALGADHTVNYRQTPDWGRVARELTGGRGVDHVIELGGPGTLAQSIDAVRVGGHISLIGVLTGMQGDVPTAALMGKQARLQGLIVGSRRQQQDYVAALEATGIRPVIDRSFGFGELADAFRWQEQGGHFGKIVVEW
- a CDS encoding CoA-acylating methylmalonate-semialdehyde dehydrogenase; this encodes MDSYTDRADVEHFIGGQRTAGRGTRSQPVYNPATGDVARTLRLGDASDVDAAVESARRAFAGWSNTPPIRRARVMLRFLELMNQHRDALAAIITAEHGKVFSDAQGEVSRGIDVIEFACGIPQLLKGDYTEQVSTGIDNWTTRQALGVVAGITPFNFPCMVPCWMFPVAIAAGNCFILKPSERDPSASLFMADLLKQAGLPDGVFNVVQGDKDVVDALLTHRDVKAVSFVGSTPIANYIYETGAKHGKRVQALGGAKNHMVVMPDADLDAAVDGLIGAGYGSAGERCMAISVAVLVGEVADQLVPRLAERARQLKIGNGMNAESEMGPVVTRQALEKIEGYIGLGVEEGATLVVDGRGHRVAGHEHGFFTGGTLFDHVTPEMRIYREEIFGPVLACVRVKDLGEAIELINAHEFGNGVAVYTRDGHVAREFGRRIEVGMVGINVPIPVPMAWHGFGGWKRSLFGDMHAYGEEGVRFYTRQKSIMQRWNESIEKGAEFAMPTAK